One genomic region from Leptospira tipperaryensis encodes:
- a CDS encoding adenylate/guanylate cyclase domain-containing protein: MSRLLDRLTKRSNKKILWEELPNLHADSEDPDLLIRSLISEKLALGIREIVFCLPSKEAENLKKSHDFLRLVRDLKHGGFSISSGDSDRILSGIGESSEKFFNFLKNRPQPSACLVWTGHGLANKLELKYHDFLKHPHAVHSYNREAEPFRPSRFTIRVKLLSIVSAIIMISMSLMITMATYFFRKYSEILIQEYNLSLARLTGLQLSGKLKETTLKIQDFRPGEAEKFFRTNANAIAYVRFKLKPGESVREISSLFWNLKFLKNNSVSGVPDPEALKTALEKASSRLSGLLEVLNVSSEFGFPAVAVLLPVSNGSEVSGLVFSATEFLDSFLAVRQTDFFQMLVVDSSGNLIAHSSDKEAISGKDYKKHPLVENMLRSSSDNGSQRFDFEGREVLGSYQQVEVGGLGIISTLDADLAFEAVYKIRRQNLLIMISVLSVAFFVVFIFSRSLTIPIIQLLQATRKVEQGNYAVDIRPTTHDEVGVLTNSFLRMARGLEEREKIKDTFGKFVNKEIAERALSSDLKLGGENREVTVFFSDLRNFTGMSEKMKPEEVVEFLNQYFTEMVECIYLTQGIVDKFIGDAVMAHWGALVYDGHEPKNAVNAALLMRRALIEFNRQGHEIGRPFTRFGCGINSGPVIVGQIGSEKKLEFTVIGDTVNLASRIEYLNKEFGTDILISESTYLQAKDHFQFVELPPVWIRGKEKPQNIYAVLGWKDDQDCPKSLEELRTLCGIPDPESPSRSLA; encoded by the coding sequence ATGTCCAGGCTGCTTGATCGATTAACAAAAAGGTCCAATAAAAAAATTCTCTGGGAAGAACTTCCGAATCTTCACGCGGATTCTGAAGACCCTGATTTATTAATCCGAAGTTTGATTTCCGAAAAGCTCGCGCTCGGTATTCGGGAGATCGTTTTTTGTCTTCCGTCCAAGGAAGCGGAAAATCTCAAAAAGTCCCACGACTTTCTAAGACTTGTCAGGGATCTAAAACACGGAGGTTTTTCGATCTCCTCCGGCGACAGTGATCGAATTCTTTCCGGAATCGGAGAATCGTCCGAGAAGTTTTTTAATTTTTTAAAAAATCGCCCTCAACCTTCGGCCTGTTTGGTTTGGACGGGGCACGGGCTCGCGAATAAACTCGAATTAAAATATCATGATTTTCTAAAACATCCTCATGCGGTTCATTCCTATAATCGAGAGGCGGAACCCTTTCGACCCTCCCGATTTACGATTCGTGTAAAACTTCTCTCGATCGTTTCTGCGATCATCATGATCAGTATGAGTTTGATGATTACGATGGCGACCTACTTCTTTCGAAAATACAGCGAAATTCTCATCCAGGAATACAATCTTTCTCTTGCGAGGTTGACCGGACTTCAGCTGAGCGGAAAACTTAAGGAAACGACGCTCAAGATTCAGGACTTTCGTCCGGGTGAAGCCGAGAAATTCTTTCGTACAAACGCAAATGCCATCGCTTATGTTCGGTTTAAATTGAAGCCTGGAGAATCCGTTCGAGAGATCAGTTCTCTTTTTTGGAATCTTAAATTCTTAAAAAACAATTCGGTTTCCGGAGTTCCAGACCCTGAGGCGCTAAAAACGGCTTTGGAGAAGGCTTCTTCGAGGCTTTCGGGTTTATTAGAAGTATTGAATGTTTCTTCCGAATTCGGTTTTCCAGCCGTCGCGGTTTTGCTTCCCGTTTCGAACGGAAGCGAAGTTTCCGGTTTGGTTTTTTCCGCGACCGAATTTTTGGATTCCTTTCTAGCGGTTCGTCAGACTGATTTTTTTCAGATGCTCGTCGTCGATTCTTCCGGGAACTTGATCGCCCACTCGAGCGATAAAGAAGCCATCTCTGGTAAGGATTACAAAAAACATCCTCTTGTGGAAAATATGCTCCGAAGTTCTTCGGACAACGGTTCTCAACGATTCGACTTTGAAGGAAGAGAGGTTCTAGGTTCGTATCAACAAGTAGAGGTCGGAGGCCTGGGGATTATTTCCACGTTAGATGCTGATCTTGCTTTCGAAGCTGTTTACAAAATCCGAAGACAAAATCTTTTGATCATGATTTCGGTTTTGTCAGTAGCCTTTTTTGTGGTTTTTATTTTTTCGAGATCTCTTACGATCCCGATCATTCAACTCCTTCAGGCCACTCGTAAGGTGGAACAGGGAAATTACGCGGTCGACATTCGCCCCACGACACACGACGAAGTTGGAGTTCTTACCAACTCGTTCTTACGGATGGCGAGAGGTCTTGAAGAAAGGGAAAAGATAAAAGACACTTTCGGTAAGTTCGTAAACAAGGAAATTGCGGAAAGGGCATTGTCTTCCGATCTAAAGTTAGGCGGGGAAAATCGGGAAGTGACGGTCTTCTTTTCGGATCTTAGAAATTTTACCGGAATGTCCGAAAAGATGAAACCGGAAGAAGTTGTAGAATTCTTAAATCAATACTTCACCGAGATGGTGGAATGTATTTATCTCACTCAAGGAATCGTTGATAAGTTTATAGGCGACGCCGTTATGGCCCATTGGGGCGCTCTTGTGTATGACGGACACGAACCCAAGAATGCGGTCAACGCAGCTTTGCTAATGCGAAGAGCTCTGATCGAGTTCAATCGACAAGGGCACGAGATCGGACGTCCTTTTACGAGATTCGGTTGTGGAATCAATTCAGGTCCTGTGATCGTAGGTCAGATCGGCTCCGAGAAAAAACTCGAGTTCACCGTGATCGGAGATACGGTCAATCTCGCTTCCAGAATCGAATATCTAAATAAGGAATTCGGAACCGACATCCTGATTTCGGAAAGCACCTATCTTCAAGCAAAAGACCATTTTCAATTTGTGGAACTTCCTCCGGTCTGGATTCGCGGAAAAGAAAAACCTCAAAACATCTACGCCGTGTTAGGTTGGAAAGACGATCAGGATTGTCCGAAGTCTCTGGAAGAATTGCGCACGTTATGCGGAATTCCGGACCCCGAATCTCCTTCTCGGTCTTTGGCATGA
- a CDS encoding YHS domain-containing (seleno)protein: MNKILSTLIFLLVLSLGASPINKTFWKDLAINGYDPVAYFTLGKPIEGKKEFQFRWMDADWRFSSAENLKLFREHPDRYAPQFGGYCAYGIAFGEKVAIDPKQWKIVDGKLYLNYDHDVQVLWEKDIPGWIEKAKKEWESVQKK; encoded by the coding sequence ATGAACAAAATTCTATCAACGCTGATTTTCCTTTTAGTCCTTTCTTTGGGAGCGTCTCCGATCAACAAAACGTTTTGGAAAGATCTTGCAATCAACGGTTATGATCCGGTCGCTTATTTTACATTAGGAAAACCGATTGAAGGTAAAAAAGAATTTCAGTTTCGCTGGATGGACGCCGACTGGAGATTTTCTTCCGCTGAGAATCTAAAATTATTCCGGGAACATCCGGATCGATACGCGCCTCAATTCGGAGGTTATTGCGCTTACGGAATTGCATTTGGTGAAAAGGTGGCGATCGATCCGAAACAATGGAAGATCGTCGATGGAAAACTTTATCTCAACTACGATCACGACGTTCAGGTTTTATGGGAGAAGGATATTCCCGGTTGGATAGAAAAAGCTAAAAAGGAATGGGAATCGGTCCAGAAAAAATAA
- a CDS encoding mechanosensitive ion channel family protein, whose product MDWNIIHAWFSKELFLELGTSAGVFIFVLFFGYVLGDRIVPKLSGILFQNRIQNSHPLYKAGRRIIRLLFFLLASYLFLRFLKLTPSTEEFVFLTFKITAIILLTFSLVRLFSAVFETYSEKTEGLLSSASIISNVIRITLFAIGVLLILQSLGISVAPILGALGVGGLAVALGLQPTLSNLFSGLSILMGKQLKKGDYVRLQGDGLEGIVQDITWRTTTIRKFNNSTIIVPNSVMSSSVFTNFDLPSKELSIAIEAGVAYQSDLEKVESIAIEIAKEVLNGFYKTDEQKEVSFSYQRFGESSVDFKITLPSLEFADQFAIKHEYIKRIHARFQKERIELRFQIKKGT is encoded by the coding sequence ATGGATTGGAATATCATACACGCGTGGTTTTCTAAGGAATTGTTTTTAGAATTAGGAACATCCGCCGGAGTTTTTATCTTCGTCTTATTTTTCGGCTACGTGCTCGGAGATAGAATCGTTCCCAAACTCTCGGGAATTTTATTTCAAAACAGAATTCAAAACTCTCATCCTCTCTACAAGGCCGGGAGAAGAATTATCAGGCTTCTTTTTTTCTTACTCGCGTCTTATCTTTTTCTTCGATTTCTAAAATTAACTCCGAGCACGGAAGAATTCGTATTCTTAACATTTAAAATCACGGCCATCATTCTTCTTACTTTCTCGTTGGTACGTTTGTTCTCCGCCGTTTTCGAAACCTATTCGGAAAAAACGGAAGGACTTCTCTCCTCGGCTTCCATCATAAGCAACGTGATCCGAATTACGTTATTCGCCATTGGTGTTCTTTTGATTCTTCAGTCCCTTGGAATCTCGGTCGCGCCGATCTTAGGAGCTCTCGGAGTGGGAGGTCTTGCGGTCGCACTCGGTCTCCAACCGACGTTATCGAATTTATTTTCCGGTTTGAGCATCCTTATGGGAAAACAACTCAAAAAAGGAGACTACGTTCGTTTGCAGGGGGACGGCTTGGAAGGAATTGTCCAAGATATCACTTGGAGAACGACGACGATTCGAAAATTCAACAATAGCACGATCATCGTTCCCAATTCGGTGATGTCTTCTTCGGTTTTTACTAACTTCGACCTGCCTTCCAAAGAACTATCGATTGCGATTGAAGCGGGTGTCGCGTATCAGAGCGATTTAGAAAAGGTAGAATCGATCGCGATCGAAATCGCCAAAGAGGTGTTAAACGGATTTTACAAAACCGACGAACAAAAGGAAGTTTCTTTCAGCTATCAAAGATTCGGCGAAAGCTCGGTTGATTTTAAGATCACGCTTCCTTCTTTAGAATTCGCAGATCAGTTCGCGATAAAACACGAATACATCAAACGAATCCACGCGCGATTTCAAAAAGAAAGAATCGAACTTAGATTTCAGATTAAAAAAGGAACCTGA
- a CDS encoding LA_0991 family prenyltransferase-like protein codes for MLKKAFFYWNVLSIDIVLGALASALFVSTLLETTMRTAFWFLLPTAVWIIYTADHLFDGWKLGETSVNLRHKFHYDNLIFLSILTGILAVLCFIFSILFLREWIVTAGLILGIFVFFHVLLSYLQLNFFWKECSVSILYTAGVWFGPFLLTTKTKTEILIPCLLFLLAALCNSFMNSYMERELDQKENVESILKQISPRALKRCVFALASLGLGTNLYWLVGNPKLIPEFLYFCFGSLIPAWIVYRESYFQKNQFYRIFGEGYFILSFLPVIVRKWILPF; via the coding sequence ATTCTTAAAAAAGCGTTTTTCTACTGGAATGTCCTGAGCATCGATATCGTCTTAGGCGCGCTCGCTTCGGCGCTTTTTGTATCCACGCTCTTAGAAACTACGATGCGGACCGCGTTTTGGTTTCTCCTCCCGACCGCGGTTTGGATCATCTACACGGCGGATCATCTTTTTGACGGATGGAAACTCGGAGAAACGAGCGTCAATCTCAGACATAAATTTCATTACGATAATTTAATATTCTTAAGTATTTTAACTGGAATCTTAGCGGTATTGTGTTTTATTTTTTCGATTTTATTTTTAAGGGAATGGATCGTAACAGCCGGACTTATCCTCGGAATTTTCGTATTTTTTCACGTTCTTCTTTCTTATCTTCAACTTAATTTTTTTTGGAAAGAATGTTCCGTATCGATCCTTTATACGGCCGGAGTTTGGTTTGGTCCGTTTTTGCTGACTACAAAAACTAAAACCGAAATTCTGATCCCTTGTTTATTGTTTTTGCTCGCTGCGCTTTGCAATTCGTTTATGAATTCTTATATGGAAAGGGAACTGGATCAAAAGGAAAACGTAGAATCGATTTTGAAACAGATCTCTCCGCGCGCCCTCAAACGATGTGTCTTCGCTCTGGCGTCGCTGGGTCTTGGCACAAATTTATACTGGCTCGTAGGAAATCCGAAACTGATTCCGGAATTCTTATACTTTTGTTTTGGATCTTTGATTCCGGCTTGGATCGTTTATCGGGAAAGTTACTTTCAAAAAAATCAATTCTATAGAATTTTTGGAGAGGGTTATTTCATCCTCTCCTTTCTTCCGGTTATCGTTCGGAAATGGATTCTTCCATTCTGA
- a CDS encoding fatty acid desaturase CarF family protein has translation MNTESNPVSKPDLSVHRIFEILGLLSFIVLSIFLGYQLIRLFSLDIEEHTWLFWTLPLVILTSWIGADFISGLVHFLGDSIGSEKTPILGPGFIFPFRDHHVDPKGITRHDFIETNGNNCLVSLPILIYYVFFWESSGISSSLIALFWFFLLWGIFATNQIHKWAHQDSPGMIIKTLQKYKMILGPEHHKVHHTIPYDTYFCITTGWLNPILRYLKFYEILRWILRIPPADAVRMEESISER, from the coding sequence ATGAATACAGAATCAAACCCCGTTTCAAAGCCAGATCTTAGCGTTCATAGAATTTTTGAAATTCTCGGATTGTTGTCCTTCATTGTTCTTTCGATCTTCCTCGGTTATCAACTCATCCGTTTGTTTTCTTTGGACATAGAGGAACACACTTGGCTTTTTTGGACTCTTCCTCTTGTGATCTTGACGTCTTGGATCGGCGCCGATTTTATTTCCGGTCTCGTTCATTTTTTAGGAGATAGCATTGGATCGGAAAAAACTCCGATCTTAGGTCCCGGTTTTATCTTTCCTTTTCGCGATCACCACGTGGATCCGAAAGGAATCACAAGACACGATTTTATCGAGACCAATGGAAACAATTGTCTCGTATCTCTTCCGATCTTGATCTATTATGTTTTCTTTTGGGAATCTTCCGGAATCTCGAGTTCGCTGATCGCTTTGTTTTGGTTTTTTCTCCTCTGGGGAATTTTTGCTACCAATCAGATTCACAAATGGGCCCATCAGGATTCTCCTGGGATGATTATAAAGACATTACAAAAATATAAAATGATCTTGGGTCCGGAGCATCACAAGGTTCATCATACGATTCCCTATGACACTTATTTTTGTATTACGACGGGTTGGCTGAATCCGATTCTAAGATATCTCAAGTTTTACGAGATTCTAAGATGGATTTTAAGAATTCCTCCCGCGGACGCGGTCAGAATGGAAGAATCCATTTCCGAACGATAA
- a CDS encoding SDR family oxidoreductase: MSATFYKDKVVWITGASSGIGEELVKEAAKRGATIVLSARRIKELERVKKECGLSKTNSLILPLDLEDYKKLKNVPKKVIDQFGRIDILINNGGISQRSYTYETSIDTYEKLMDVNYFGNIALSLAVLPIMRKQKSGVLSSISSVAGLFGVPLRSGYSASKAALTGFYEALRAENVKEGVKVTLVYPGFIKTQISNNALKGDGTKQGKMDSIIEQGIAADECAKKILDAIAEGKNEIIIAGFRENFAAFLHKFLPGIFAKSIAKAKVT, translated from the coding sequence ATGAGCGCGACATTTTATAAAGACAAAGTAGTGTGGATTACGGGAGCTTCTTCCGGAATCGGAGAAGAACTCGTCAAGGAAGCCGCCAAACGCGGAGCAACGATCGTACTCTCCGCGAGACGAATCAAAGAGTTGGAACGGGTCAAAAAAGAATGCGGACTCTCCAAAACAAACAGTTTGATTCTTCCTTTAGATTTAGAAGATTATAAAAAACTAAAGAATGTTCCCAAGAAGGTGATCGATCAATTTGGAAGAATCGATATCCTGATCAACAACGGCGGAATCAGCCAGCGTTCTTATACGTACGAAACTTCGATCGATACATACGAAAAACTGATGGATGTAAATTATTTTGGTAACATCGCGCTTTCTCTTGCGGTTCTTCCGATTATGAGAAAACAAAAATCGGGAGTGCTTTCTTCCATCTCGAGTGTGGCAGGTCTTTTCGGTGTTCCTCTTCGAAGCGGATATAGCGCGAGTAAGGCGGCCCTCACCGGTTTTTATGAAGCTCTTCGTGCGGAAAACGTAAAAGAAGGAGTAAAGGTCACGCTGGTTTATCCCGGATTTATCAAAACTCAAATTTCAAATAACGCGCTGAAAGGCGATGGCACCAAACAAGGAAAAATGGATTCCATCATTGAGCAGGGAATCGCGGCCGACGAATGCGCTAAGAAAATTTTAGACGCGATCGCGGAAGGGAAAAATGAGATCATCATCGCCGGCTTTAGAGAAAACTTCGCGGCGTTCTTACACAAATTTTTACCGGGAATTTTTGCGAAGTCCATCGCAAAAGCCAAAGTTACCTAA
- a CDS encoding alpha/beta hydrolase: MKRILSLSVLILLFGIAYLIWNPMPVLKLVLKHTNVMNLIRKDSPLPTKEVRERHSVDTISVDGANGIWLDKKNASNGVLIYLHGGAYIKGPFAAQWKYVSNIIQKTSMAAFVVDYGMPPKFPFPKGLDGTVRLIEILQNQNLLSGRWFLLGDSAGGGLAVAVAYQLRDLHKTLPNGLILMSPWLDLSMENPDSLLTAKDDPMLTKEFLTQSAKEYAPNKDLKQPLLSPIYGNTKGLPPILLQIGTAEIFLADNRKFYESCKQNGVQIQYEEYPEAFHVFMMLNVLKEARKAIRSQIDFLQK; encoded by the coding sequence ATGAAACGTATTCTAAGCCTATCCGTTTTGATTCTTCTTTTTGGCATCGCTTATCTGATCTGGAATCCGATGCCGGTTTTAAAGTTAGTTCTCAAACATACGAACGTGATGAATCTGATTCGAAAAGATTCTCCGCTTCCAACGAAGGAAGTAAGAGAACGTCACTCCGTAGATACGATCAGCGTAGACGGAGCCAACGGAATTTGGTTGGATAAAAAGAATGCGTCTAACGGAGTTTTGATTTATCTCCACGGAGGAGCTTATATCAAAGGACCCTTTGCCGCGCAGTGGAAATACGTTTCCAACATAATACAAAAAACTTCGATGGCCGCCTTCGTAGTCGATTACGGGATGCCACCCAAGTTTCCATTTCCAAAAGGATTGGACGGAACGGTTCGTCTCATCGAAATTCTTCAGAATCAAAATTTGCTTTCCGGTCGTTGGTTTTTGTTAGGCGATAGCGCCGGCGGAGGTTTGGCGGTCGCTGTCGCTTATCAATTGAGGGATTTGCACAAAACTCTTCCAAACGGATTGATCCTCATGTCCCCTTGGTTGGATCTGAGTATGGAGAATCCGGATTCTCTTTTGACCGCGAAAGACGATCCGATGCTGACAAAAGAATTTTTAACCCAATCCGCGAAAGAATACGCGCCTAACAAGGACCTCAAACAACCTCTTCTTTCTCCAATTTACGGAAACACGAAAGGCCTTCCTCCGATTCTGCTTCAAATCGGAACCGCTGAAATATTTTTAGCGGACAATCGCAAGTTTTATGAAAGCTGCAAACAAAACGGAGTTCAAATTCAGTATGAAGAATATCCGGAAGCATTTCACGTTTTTATGATGCTCAATGTTTTGAAGGAAGCGAGAAAAGCGATTCGATCCCAAATCGACTTTCTTCAAAAATGA
- a CDS encoding fumarylacetoacetate hydrolase family protein produces the protein MAKNYVRFSKKNQVQWGLVANDKIQSLECGDLSTAELLEFVRKKKKVSAKKWIGVSEVSILSPITAPCQIICQGANYRQHLIESGLDPDDKNYNLFFTKSDASLFSPIGEVARPSHVKLLDYEIELGLVFGKGFDSPLNPNSKNLEEYVAAFFMANDVSARDVQLPQLQWYKGKSYRTFCPVGPYLAVLEKGDFAFYESLELNLTVNGEVRQKDRASNLVFKPLETIVELSRFCNIAPGDVLLTGTPSGCALRAPGKLIQALGGFLSEKKKWELFVKAQSKRRQYLKDQDVVRSTIRTPDGKIDLGEQILRITDEN, from the coding sequence ATGGCAAAAAATTATGTTCGGTTTAGCAAAAAGAATCAAGTCCAGTGGGGACTCGTTGCAAACGATAAAATTCAATCTTTGGAATGCGGGGACCTTTCCACGGCGGAACTTTTAGAATTCGTTCGAAAGAAGAAAAAAGTTTCCGCTAAAAAATGGATCGGCGTCTCGGAAGTTTCGATCCTTTCTCCGATCACGGCGCCGTGCCAGATCATCTGTCAAGGAGCGAACTACCGACAACACTTGATCGAATCGGGTCTCGATCCCGATGATAAGAATTACAATCTTTTCTTTACGAAGTCGGACGCTTCTCTTTTTTCCCCCATCGGAGAAGTCGCTCGTCCATCTCACGTTAAACTTTTAGATTACGAGATCGAACTTGGGCTCGTCTTCGGAAAAGGATTTGATTCTCCATTGAATCCAAATTCTAAAAATTTAGAAGAATACGTGGCAGCTTTTTTTATGGCCAACGACGTATCGGCGAGGGACGTTCAACTTCCGCAGTTGCAGTGGTATAAGGGAAAATCTTATAGAACGTTTTGTCCCGTAGGCCCTTATCTTGCGGTCTTAGAAAAAGGGGACTTTGCGTTTTACGAATCCTTAGAATTGAATCTGACCGTAAACGGAGAAGTCCGACAAAAAGACAGAGCTTCCAATCTCGTTTTTAAACCCTTGGAAACCATCGTAGAACTATCAAGATTTTGTAATATTGCTCCCGGAGACGTTCTTCTGACCGGAACTCCGTCGGGTTGCGCGCTGCGTGCTCCCGGGAAACTCATACAAGCTCTCGGAGGATTTCTTTCGGAAAAGAAAAAGTGGGAACTCTTCGTCAAAGCTCAGAGCAAACGCAGACAATATCTCAAAGATCAAGACGTCGTTCGTTCCACGATCCGAACGCCGGACGGAAAGATCGATTTGGGAGAACAGATTTTAAGAATTACGGATGAGAATTAG
- the thiC gene encoding phosphomethylpyrimidine synthase ThiC, which translates to MEPTQEFQVPLKSIQLTDGTQYQCYHTEGALSGKLPSDYKNGIPKLRKEWVQKRLDRGDKNHSQMYYAKNGIITEEMRYVAIREKMSEEFVRSEIASGRAILPSNRNHPELEPMIIGKNFLVKINANIGNSALGSSIEEEVEKLHWSVKWGADTVMDLSTGKNIHETREWIIRNSPVPIGTVPIYQALEKVKGKAENLNIQVFLETLEEQAEQGVDYFTIHAGVLLRYIPWTANRVTGIVSRGGSILAKWCLAHHKENFLYTHFDDILGVMKKYGVSFSLGDGLRPGSIADANDKAQFGELETLGELTKRAWKEDIQVMIEGPGHVPMHLIKENVDLQMKLCQEAPFYTLGPLVTDIAPGYDHITSAIGAAMIGWFGTAMLCYVTPKEHLGLPDKEDVKQGVIAYKIAAHAADLAKGHPGAIERDNLLSKARFEFRWEDQFALSLDPETAQSFHDETLPQDRMKTAHFCSMCGPHFCSMNLTQELRKFAEEKGVDENEALQVGMVEKSKEFLEKGAEIYSAP; encoded by the coding sequence ATGGAACCCACTCAAGAATTTCAAGTCCCTCTGAAATCGATTCAGCTTACCGACGGGACGCAGTATCAATGTTATCACACGGAAGGCGCTCTTTCCGGAAAACTTCCTTCGGATTATAAGAATGGAATTCCCAAACTTCGAAAGGAATGGGTTCAAAAACGTTTGGACCGGGGGGACAAAAATCATTCTCAGATGTATTATGCGAAGAATGGAATCATCACCGAAGAGATGCGTTATGTGGCCATTCGAGAAAAAATGTCCGAAGAATTTGTTCGCTCCGAGATCGCTTCCGGTCGCGCCATTCTTCCTTCCAATCGAAATCATCCGGAACTCGAGCCGATGATCATCGGTAAGAATTTTTTGGTCAAAATCAACGCGAACATCGGAAACTCGGCCCTCGGTTCTTCCATCGAAGAAGAAGTGGAAAAACTCCATTGGTCTGTGAAATGGGGCGCGGACACGGTGATGGATCTTTCGACGGGAAAGAACATTCACGAAACGAGAGAATGGATCATCCGAAATTCTCCGGTTCCGATCGGAACGGTTCCGATCTACCAAGCCCTTGAAAAAGTTAAGGGTAAAGCAGAGAATTTGAATATTCAAGTTTTCTTAGAAACCCTCGAAGAACAGGCGGAACAGGGAGTGGACTACTTTACGATTCACGCGGGAGTTCTTTTGCGTTATATTCCTTGGACCGCGAACCGCGTGACAGGAATCGTTTCGAGAGGAGGGTCGATTCTCGCGAAATGGTGTCTCGCACATCATAAGGAGAATTTTCTCTACACTCATTTTGACGATATCCTAGGAGTGATGAAAAAATACGGAGTTTCTTTTTCACTCGGAGACGGACTTCGTCCCGGTTCCATCGCGGACGCAAACGATAAGGCTCAGTTTGGAGAATTGGAAACCCTCGGTGAATTGACAAAACGCGCTTGGAAGGAAGACATCCAAGTGATGATCGAAGGTCCGGGTCACGTTCCGATGCATCTCATCAAGGAGAATGTGGATCTTCAGATGAAACTCTGTCAAGAAGCCCCGTTTTACACGTTAGGCCCTCTTGTCACAGATATCGCTCCCGGTTACGATCATATCACTTCTGCGATCGGAGCCGCGATGATCGGTTGGTTTGGAACGGCTATGCTCTGTTATGTGACTCCCAAGGAACACCTCGGTCTACCTGACAAAGAAGACGTAAAGCAGGGAGTGATCGCTTATAAGATCGCGGCTCACGCAGCGGACTTAGCGAAGGGACATCCGGGCGCCATCGAAAGAGACAACCTTCTGAGCAAGGCACGTTTTGAATTTCGTTGGGAAGATCAGTTCGCTCTTTCTCTAGATCCCGAAACCGCTCAATCGTTTCATGATGAAACGCTTCCGCAGGATCGTATGAAGACGGCTCACTTTTGTTCCATGTGTGGTCCTCATTTCTGTTCCATGAATCTCACTCAGGAACTCAGAAAGTTTGCGGAAGAAAAAGGCGTCGACGAGAACGAAGCCCTTCAGGTGGGAATGGTCGAAAAGTCCAAAGAGTTTTTGGAAAAAGGCGCGGAGATCTACAGCGCTCCCTGA
- a CDS encoding porin OmpL1 — MVRNMSKVLLVLALFSSAAGLSAKSYGIVGFGLQLDLGQLGGTITKDGLDAATYYGPVRSSNTCTVGTDAGCVQDPSKAAGTGNYIGVAPRRAIPAENRLITLERTSGGLINAATTKGAMVGGNLMVGYESDFAKYFFWRVAAEYTQKISGGITKADIAGYSIVDITWGFSSIVIPATVGIKINVTEDAAVYMGAGLNYFNGGWSLNGTNNIKGGYDLLTAAGLTSIANLLSDGTDPVTTREHTRFRASGIAPNFLIGTQARVSDKGHVFIELETIMSAAYSVGKTQSVGGASNLSPYPAYPIVVGGQVYRFGYKHEL, encoded by the coding sequence ATGGTTCGTAACATGAGTAAAGTGTTGCTTGTCCTCGCCCTATTTTCTTCGGCAGCAGGCCTAAGTGCAAAATCATACGGTATTGTAGGATTTGGATTACAGTTAGACCTGGGGCAATTAGGTGGAACAATTACTAAGGATGGTCTGGATGCTGCGACTTATTACGGTCCTGTAAGATCCTCCAATACCTGTACTGTTGGAACTGACGCAGGTTGCGTTCAAGATCCTTCAAAGGCGGCAGGAACCGGTAATTATATTGGTGTTGCACCAAGACGTGCGATCCCTGCTGAAAACAGATTGATCACACTGGAAAGAACTTCCGGCGGTCTTATCAACGCGGCAACTACGAAAGGAGCCATGGTCGGTGGTAACTTGATGGTTGGATACGAGTCTGACTTTGCAAAGTATTTCTTCTGGAGAGTAGCAGCAGAATACACTCAAAAGATTTCTGGTGGTATTACCAAAGCGGATATCGCTGGTTATAGCATTGTCGACATCACTTGGGGATTTAGCTCGATCGTAATTCCTGCAACCGTTGGTATCAAAATCAATGTTACTGAAGACGCAGCAGTGTATATGGGAGCAGGTTTGAACTACTTCAACGGCGGATGGTCTTTGAACGGAACCAACAATATCAAAGGTGGTTACGACCTTCTTACAGCAGCCGGTCTTACTTCAATCGCGAACTTATTAAGCGATGGAACGGATCCAGTAACAACTCGTGAGCATACACGCTTTAGAGCTTCCGGTATCGCACCGAACTTTTTGATCGGAACTCAAGCAAGAGTATCTGACAAAGGTCACGTATTTATCGAACTCGAAACGATTATGTCTGCGGCTTACTCTGTAGGTAAAACTCAGTCTGTGGGTGGAGCTTCTAACCTTTCTCCATATCCTGCTTATCCAATCGTCGTGGGTGGTCAGGTTTACAGATTCGGTTACAAACACGAACTCTAA